The region TGTGATTAGAAATTGGTGGTACTTTCCCTCGCTCATATAACATTTGAATCCTTTCattaaagtattttttttaactGGTTTCGCCTCTTTCTCATTCTGGTTTTAACTATGGAGCTTTTCTTAGAGACTTCCAACTTGTTCCCTTCTTGAtttaccacttcaactctacaacaagttggaatttctATTGCTGCAAAAGCTTTAAATATAACTTCCTTTTTTTGCACTTGCAGCTTTAACTCacctttttgtacatcaattaaagCCCTACAAGTCGCCaaaaatggccttccaagtattattggaatattttcatcttcctccatatctaaaattataaagtctgcaggaaagatgaatttaccCACTTTTACCAATACGTCCTCAATCACTTCAAGAGGGTGATTAACTGATCTATCTGCCATCTACAAAGATACTGTAGTTGGCCGAGCTTCTCCGAAATTCAGCTTCTGAAAGATTGATAAAGGCATTAAATTCACATTGGCCCCTAAATCATATAAAGCCTTTGTTTCTACTAAACCCCCTAAAGAACATGGGATAtccaggatctttaagctttggaGGTAGTTTCTTCTTAAGTATTGCACTGCACTCTTCAGTTAATGCAACCGTCTCATGATCCTCTAATTTCCATTTTCTTGACAAAAtttatttcataaacttcacataacttggcatttgttctAAAGCCTTTGCAAAAGGGATATTAGTGTGTAGGTTtcgaaagatatccaaaaatttagaaaattgtttgtcaagattagCCTTTCGGAACCGCTGAGGATAAGGAATCTTTGGTGTAGGCTCGATGTATTTTGGCTTCCCTTTCTTTGGAAGGTCTTTagtaacctcctcttgtgctGGACTAGTGACATGTTGATCCTCTATCTTCTTGCCCTTGTTTTCTACTGTAGGCCaatcatacttagtcccactccttAAAGTGACAGCTTGACATTGCTCTTTGGGATTCACCATAGTTGAACTAGGTATAGCCCCTTGATTACGATCCACCATTAACTTTGAAAGTTGGCCAACTTTTGTTTCTAAGCTCCGAATGGAGGATCTAGTTTCTGTCATAAATTGGCTCAATGAGTCAACGAATACCTCTTGTTTAGTCATTTGAGGCGGTGGTTATTGATGTTGCGGCATTTGTGGCCTTTGAGTGTCATAAAAGGGTCTTGGATTTAGCCCATAAGATGGTTTAATTGGAGGATATTGAGGTGGATTTGGATGATACTATGGTTGGTGCCCTTGATTATTACTCCATGACAATGGTGCTTATACGCTGGAGTATAAGTGTTAGAGTATGTTTTGTTATTCGGTTGCCTTGGGAAATTACCAATGGCTTGAAACTTTTCAAGTGGAATATCATCTACCAAATAAGAACTTGTTGCTGGACATTTCTCAAAGTGATGAGGGCCTCCACATGTCTCACAAATGATAGGAGCGGTTTGTAATTTCATTGCTTGAGCTGAAATGTTGTTTTGTTGTTGCATTTGTTTAGTTAGCGAAGAaatttgagcagtgagcatagcAATGGGATCAACTTCTAGAACTCCCACCACCTTCTTATTTTGATCGCTCAGCTGACCATTGAtaattattcatggccatctcctcCAAAAGCTCATAAGCTTCGTTAGTGCTTTTGCTCATAAATGCTCCATTTGTTGCTGCATCTATTATAGTCCTTGTGTTTCCcctcaacccattataaaaatgtGCACCAATATCCATTTCactataccatgatgtggacaTTTTCGAAGTAGCTCTTTAAACATTTCCCAAGCGTCATATAACGATTTCCCATCTAATTGacaaaaattatttatttcacctcTAATCCGGGTTGATTTAGTGGGAGGAAAATACTTAGCGAGAAATTTTTGAGCAAGATCTTCCCATGTCACAATGGAATTGGCTTGCAGTGAAATCAACTAACTTTTAGCTTTGTCTCTCAAAGAAAAACGAAAATAGCCTCAAATGGATTGCATCATTACTTACTCCATTCATTTTGAAAGTATCATATAAGTCCAAAAGGTAGGTAATATGGAGGTTCAGATCCTCATTAGGTAGCCCCCCAGA is a window of Humulus lupulus chromosome 4, drHumLupu1.1, whole genome shotgun sequence DNA encoding:
- the LOC133831916 gene encoding uncharacterized protein LOC133831916, which codes for MTETRSSIRSLETKVGQLSKLMVDRNQGAIPSSTMVNPKEQCQAVTLRSGTKYDWPTVENKGKKIEDQHVTSPAQEEVTKDLPKKGKPKYIEPTPKIPYPQRFRKANLDKQFSKFLDIFRNLHTNIPFAKALEQMPSYVKFMK